Proteins from a single region of Nerophis lumbriciformis linkage group LG36, RoL_Nlum_v2.1, whole genome shotgun sequence:
- the LOC133576988 gene encoding UDP-N-acetylglucosamine transferase subunit ALG13 — protein MKTVFVTVGTTSFDELIEKITSVHAVKALKDRGYERLVLQVGRGSFLPDAHTCPHIYLEVFPFKDSIAEDMEQADLVISHAGAGSCLEALGAGKALLVVVNDKLMDNHQLELARQLHLDSHLLYCTCSTLTETLRTMDLSVLQPFVPGQPKKFADFMKRALGLQ, from the exons ATGAAGACTGTGTTTGTCACCGTGGGAACTACCAGCTTTGACGAGCTTATCGAGAAAATAACGTCCGTCCATGCTGTTAAG GCTCTAAAAGACCGCGGATATGAGCGGTTAGTCCTTCAGGTTGGACGAGGATCCTTTCTCCCAGACGCCCACACCTGTCCACACATCTACCTGGAGGTGTTTCCCTTTAAAGACTCCATAGCAGAGGACATGGAGCAGGCTGACCTGGTCATCAGCCACGCAG GGGCGGGAAGCTGCTTGGAGGCCCTGGGTGCGGGCAAAGCCTTGCTGGTGGTGGTCAATGACAAGCTGATGGACAACCACCAGCTGGAACTGGCCAGACAGCTGCACCTGGACTCCCACTTGCTCTACTGCACCTGCAG CACTCTGACGGAAACACTCCGGACCATGGATCTGTCCGTCCTTCAGCCTTTTGTGCCCGGTCAGCCAAAGAAGTTTGCGGACTTTATGAAAAGAGCTTTAGGTCTCCAATAA